Proteins encoded by one window of Bacteroidota bacterium:
- a CDS encoding HAMP domain-containing histidine kinase: protein MVFSRFNTGLILRIIVLNMVAIAAGFLLFENRYTYTPAVLLGIETLLVVELVVYLRRTQRKVTRFFESALYHDFNFTFTKNDTNPDTQELHAALNSVADRFRQRKMQAEDSIKFNETVIDQIPLGILIFNADNTLYRYNNHARKILGDNTTAHVNKLLEKYNFLPDLPGYAASPAPTIVEVAKENGSLTLAVQEQRFVHDKKTFKLLTLQNFSDPLDRKEQESWQNIIRVLTHEIMNSLTPVVSLTETALQLTKQENQTEILQQSLEIAHKRGQGLLGFVHSYRKITNIKPLQKTVFRVGELISSIAILKSEELRAKNIQLTTAIIPEDLEMEGDYELLEQVVINLVNNAADAIIDTANARIEITAGFDYLNKIQISVSDNGPGVPKDILDKIFIPFFTTKKQGTGIGLSLSKQIALMHGGSLYFEKAEAGNTRIVLKV from the coding sequence ATGGTATTTAGTAGGTTTAATACGGGACTTATTCTACGCATAATTGTGTTGAATATGGTGGCAATAGCCGCCGGCTTTTTGCTGTTTGAAAACCGCTATACCTACACCCCTGCTGTATTATTAGGAATCGAAACCCTGCTGGTGGTTGAACTGGTGGTGTATTTACGTCGCACCCAACGCAAAGTAACCCGCTTTTTTGAATCGGCATTGTACCACGATTTTAATTTCACCTTTACAAAAAACGACACCAATCCTGATACACAAGAACTGCACGCTGCACTAAACAGCGTAGCCGACCGTTTTAGGCAACGGAAAATGCAGGCTGAAGACAGTATTAAGTTTAATGAAACGGTGATAGACCAAATACCGTTGGGCATTTTAATTTTTAATGCTGATAATACCTTGTACCGCTATAATAATCATGCGCGCAAAATACTTGGGGATAACACTACGGCACACGTAAATAAGCTATTAGAGAAATATAATTTTCTGCCTGATTTACCGGGGTATGCGGCATCACCGGCCCCTACCATTGTTGAAGTGGCAAAGGAAAACGGTTCGCTCACCTTAGCCGTGCAGGAGCAACGGTTTGTTCACGATAAAAAAACGTTTAAATTATTAACCCTGCAAAATTTCTCAGACCCGCTTGACCGTAAGGAGCAGGAAAGCTGGCAAAACATTATCCGTGTATTAACCCACGAAATAATGAACTCGCTAACCCCTGTAGTTTCTCTGACTGAAACGGCATTACAGCTTACCAAACAAGAAAACCAAACCGAGATATTGCAACAATCGCTTGAAATTGCCCACAAACGCGGGCAAGGTTTATTAGGCTTTGTTCACTCTTACCGAAAAATAACCAATATTAAACCCCTGCAAAAAACCGTTTTCAGGGTGGGTGAATTAATCAGCAGCATTGCTATTTTAAAATCAGAAGAATTACGGGCAAAAAACATTCAGCTAACCACCGCTATTATCCCCGAAGACCTTGAGATGGAAGGCGATTATGAATTGTTGGAACAAGTAGTTATAAATTTAGTAAACAACGCTGCCGACGCAATCATTGATACTGCAAATGCCCGTATTGAGATAACCGCAGGGTTTGATTACCTGAATAAAATACAAATAAGCGTAAGTGATAACGGCCCCGGAGTACCCAAAGACATCTTAGATAAAATATTTATTCCCTTTTTTACCACCAAAAAACAAGGTACAG
- a CDS encoding sigma-54-dependent Fis family transcriptional regulator, whose translation MHKHDLNILVVDDDEDVAQAATIMLKTYGFKASFETNPEKLLPTLEKQQVGVVLLDMNFRGTVYTGNEGLYWLQQVKKKHPHIVVIMITGYGDVELAVTAIKAGASDFILKPWQNEKVLASIQTAIRLHEARTGKTQPVNTDGVHLIGQHPKLQETLSTLKKVAPTDANVLILGENGTGKELVAKLLHQHSQRSQKPFVSVDMGSLNENLFESELFGHVKGAFTDAREERQGRFEAANGGTLFLDEIGNLSPVMQAKLLSVLQNRVIYKVGSNTQIPVDIRLVCATNMPLLQMVKENKFRQDLLYRINTVEVSLPPLRERKEDIALLADFFIELYCSKYGKQEKRLHTVALKQLEKYHWPGNVRELQHAIERAVILNDNGELLPGDFLLPLYEITDDGGNSSFNLEENEIQLIKKVLQAHGGNISKAAAQLGITRAALYRRMEKYGI comes from the coding sequence ATGCACAAGCACGACCTGAATATATTGGTGGTTGATGACGACGAAGATGTGGCACAGGCTGCCACTATCATGCTGAAAACATACGGTTTTAAGGCATCGTTTGAAACCAACCCCGAAAAATTACTGCCCACCCTTGAAAAACAACAAGTGGGCGTGGTGCTGCTTGACATGAACTTTAGGGGTACTGTTTACACGGGCAATGAAGGTTTGTACTGGTTGCAACAGGTGAAAAAGAAGCATCCTCACATTGTGGTAATAATGATAACGGGTTATGGCGATGTGGAGTTGGCGGTAACGGCTATAAAAGCAGGTGCCAGCGATTTTATACTGAAACCGTGGCAAAACGAGAAGGTGTTGGCATCGATACAAACGGCCATCCGATTGCATGAGGCACGCACGGGGAAAACCCAACCTGTTAATACCGATGGAGTACATTTAATAGGGCAACATCCCAAATTACAAGAAACCCTTTCTACCTTAAAAAAAGTAGCCCCCACCGATGCAAATGTGTTGATATTGGGCGAAAACGGAACTGGAAAAGAGTTAGTTGCCAAACTACTGCACCAGCATTCACAGCGTAGTCAAAAACCGTTTGTGAGTGTGGACATGGGCAGCCTGAACGAAAACCTGTTTGAAAGTGAACTGTTTGGCCACGTAAAAGGGGCTTTTACAGATGCACGCGAAGAACGCCAAGGTCGCTTTGAGGCAGCGAACGGCGGTACCTTGTTTTTGGATGAAATAGGAAACCTTTCACCCGTTATGCAGGCAAAACTGCTTAGTGTATTGCAAAACAGGGTGATATACAAAGTAGGCTCAAATACTCAGATACCCGTTGATATACGTTTGGTGTGCGCCACCAATATGCCTTTGCTGCAAATGGTAAAGGAAAATAAATTCAGACAGGATTTATTGTATCGCATAAACACGGTTGAAGTCAGCCTACCACCTTTACGTGAACGTAAGGAAGATATTGCGCTGCTGGCCGACTTTTTTATTGAGCTGTATTGTAGTAAGTATGGAAAACAGGAGAAACGACTCCACACAGTTGCACTAAAACAGCTTGAAAAGTACCATTGGCCGGGCAATGTGCGCGAACTGCAACACGCCATTGAACGCGCAGTAATTTTGAATGATAACGGCGAGTTATTACCCGGTGATTTCTTATTACCGTTGTACGAAATTACCGACGATGGCGGCAACAGCAGTTTTAACCTTGAAGAAAACGAAATACAGTTAATAAAAAAGGTATTACAAGCGCACGGGGGCAATATTAGCAAGGCGGCAGCCCAGCTGGGTATTACAAGGGCCGCACTATATCGCAGAATGGAAAAATATGGTATTTAG